A region from the Populus trichocarpa isolate Nisqually-1 chromosome 18, P.trichocarpa_v4.1, whole genome shotgun sequence genome encodes:
- the LOC18107575 gene encoding acetylglutamate kinase, chloroplastic translates to MAKSLNLSPSPSTPTLSLSSSSKYSTLLKTPTTLSFPLSRHHSHSHSLTVRSSSSSATTTATPTSTTSSNQFRVDILSESLPYIQKFRGKTVVVKYGGAAMKQPELKASVVSDLVLLSCVGLRPVLVHGGGPEINHWLKLLNIEPLFHEGLRVTDAKTMEIVSMVLVGKVNKDLVSLINKAGATAVGLSGMDGRLLMAKPTPNSAKLGFVGEVARVDPTILQPLVNNGHIPVIASVAADELGQSYNINADTVAGEVAAALGAEKLILLTDVAGILENKDDPGSLVREIDIKGVKKLIEEKKVGGGMIPKVNCCVASLSQGVRTASIIDGRVQHSLLHEIMSEEGIGTMITG, encoded by the coding sequence atggccAAATCCTTGAATTTATCACCATCACCTTCAACACccaccctttctctctcttcttcttctaaataCTCTACCCTCCTCAAAACCCCAACTACCCTTTCCTTCCCTTTATCTCGCCACCACTCCCACTCTCACTCTCTAACCGTaagatcctcctcctcctctgctACAACCACCGCTACCCCAACTTCCACCACCTCTTCCAACCAATTCCGAGTAGACATACTATCAGAATCCCTACCTTACATCCAGAAATTCAGGGGCAAAACCGTTGTCGTCAAATATGGTGGCGCTGCCATGAAACAACCTGAACTCAAAGCCTCTGTTGTGAGCGACCTTGTCCTCCTCTCCTGTGTTGGTCTCCGCCCTGTTTTAGTCCATGGTGGCGGCCCAGAAATCAACCACTGGCTAAAACTCCTCAACATTGAGCCTCTCTTCCATGAGGGTCTCCGCGTTACTGATGCCAAGACCATGGAGATTGTGTCTATGGTATTGGTTGGAAAGGTCAATAAAGACCTTGTTTCTTTGATCAATAAGGCTGGTGCCACCGCGGTTGGCCTTTCTGGCATGGATGGCCGCCTTCTTATGGCCAAACCAACTCCTAACTCTGCTAAACTGGGGTTTGTTGGAGAGGTTGCACGCGTAGACCCCACTATTTTGCAGCCTCTTGTTAATAATGGGCATATACCAGTAATTGCGTCAGTGGCGGCGGATGAGTTGGGTCAGTCTTATAACATCAATGCTGACACTGTGGCAGGGGAGGTGGCTGCGGCATTGGGGGCGGAGAAGCTGATATTGCTGACTGATGTGGCGGGGATACTTGAAAACAAAGATGATCCAGGGAGTTTAGTGAGGGAGATTGATATAAAGGGGGTGAAGAAATTGATTGAAGAGAAGAAAGTGGGAGGTGGGATGATACCAAAAGTGAATTGTTGTGTGGCGTCACTTAGTCAAGGTGTTAGAACTGCTAGTATTATTGATGGAAGAGTACAACATTCTTTGCTTCATGAGATTATGTCTGAAGAAGGTATTGGTACTATGATTACTGGCTAA
- the LOC18107574 gene encoding uncharacterized protein LOC18107574, with amino-acid sequence MYPDDARSYDAGDDHPSLDASEIPTFFKTMVPTVARIYNVFESGTLSLFAAGVVISPYGHILTINTDTGTNRTGMHVCFKDDDEGFKAAICHEYADHPFLLLKLESEREDFPYARLATSAAVHGSEIHFIHVFFNNAYRYLKGMVSCPNRNLSSVIMSKEVQQIVAPSIKHAYHNRVPIQFVEVGAIYGSEHVCGTPFFGKNGTVVGIYYFSAFNLAYGFNLDYLETMSPAWEEKITECQPARRTKLTSDGLASGSQSGGQRAM; translated from the exons ATGTATCCGGATGATGCTCGATCCTATGATGCAGGAGACGATCATCCATCCCTGGATGCTTCTGAGATACCAACTTTTTTCAAAACCATGGTGCCCACTGTTGCTCGAAtctataatgtttttgaatcCGGCACGCTATCCTTGTTTGCAGCTGGTGTTGTGATCTCACCTTATGGCCACATCCTTACTATCAACACCGACACCGGCACTAACAGAACAGGAATGCATGTTTGTTttaaagatgatgatgaaggaTTCAAGGCGGCTATCTGTCATGAATATGCTGATCATCCTTTTTTATTGCTCAAGTTGGAGTCAGAGAGGGAGGACTTTCCCTATGCACGCCTCGCTACCTCTGCAGCTGTACATGGCAGTGAGATTCATTTTATTCATGTCTTTTTTAATAATGCGTATCGATATCTTAAAGGAATGGTTTCATGTCCGAACAGAAACTTGTCATCTGTTATCATGAGTAAAGAAGTGCAACAAATAGTTGCACCTAGCATTAAGCATGCTTATCACAATAGAGTTCCGATACAATTTGTGGAGGTAGGAGCTATTTATGGCAGCGAGCATGTGTGTGGCACCCCATTTTTTGGCAAGAATGGGACTGTTGTTGGCATCTACTATTTCAGTGCCTTTAATCTAGCTTATGGATTTAATCTGGATTACCTGGAGACGATGTCTCCTGCTTGGGAGGAAAAGATAACCGAGTGTCAACCAGCAAGGCGGACCAAACTTACCTCC GACGGATTGGCCTCCGGTTCTCAATCTGGGGGGCAGCGTGCTATGTAA
- the LOC18107573 gene encoding serine/threonine-protein kinase STY13 produces MIGKMVEGPKFTGIIGGNTNNENNYYDFTQGFYQKLGEGTNMSIDSLQTSNAGGSVSMSVDNSSVGSSDSLTHILSHPGLKPVNHHNYSGTVGQSVFRPGKVTHALNDDALAQALMNPKYPTEGLQNYDEWTIDLRKLNMGTAFAQGAFGKLYRGTYNGEDVAIKILERPENSPEKAQVMEQQFQQEVMMLANLKHPNIVRFIGACRKPMVWCIVTEYAKGGSVRQFLTRRQNRAVPLKLAVKQALDVARGMAYVHALGFIHRDLKSDNLLISADKSIKIADFGVARIEVQTEGMTPETGTYRWMAPEMIQHRPYTQKVDVYSFGIVLWELITGLLPFQNMTAVQAAFAVVNKGVRPVIPNDCLPVLSDIMTRCWDTNPEVRPPFTEIVRMLENAETEILTTVRKARFRCCMTQPMTVD; encoded by the exons ATGATTGGAAAAATGGTGGAAGGGCCAAAATTTACTGGAATCATAGGAGGAAATACCAACAATGAGAACAACTACTATGATTTCACACAAGGGTTTTACCAAAAACTTGGTGAAGGTACCAACATGTCCATAGACAGTTTACAAACAAGCAATGCCGGTGGATCTGTCTCAATGTCAGTGGATAATAGTAGTGTGGGATCCAGTGATTCTTTAACCCACATCTTAAGCCATCCAGGTTTAAAACCTGTCAACCACCACAACTATAGTGGGACAGTGGGACAGAGTGTGTTTCGTCCAGGGAAGGTCACCCATGCACTAAATGATGATGCATTAGCTCAAGCATTGATGAATCCTAAGTATCCAACTGAGGGGTTGCAGAATTACGATGAATGGACGATTGATTTGAGAAAACTCAATATGGGTACAGCGTTTGCCCAAGGTGCTTTTGGAAAGCTATATAGAGGCACGTATAATGGGGAGGATGTTGCAATTAAGATATTAGAGAGGCCAGAAAATAGCCCAGAGAAGGCACAAGTGATGGAGCAGCAGTTCCAACAAGAAGTTATGATGCTTGCAAATTTAAAGCACCCAAACATCGTGCGGTTTATTGGTGCCTGCCGTAAGCCCATGGTTTGGTGTATTGTGACGGAATATGCAAAGGGAGGGTCAGTTAGGCAGTTTCTGACAAGGAGGCAAAATCGGGCAGTGCCATTGAAATTGGCCGTTAAGCAAGCACTAGATGTTGCAAGGGGAATGGCTTATGTTCATGCACTTGGATTTATACACCGGGATTTGAAGTCAGATAACCTTTTGATTTCGGCCgataaatctataaaaattgCTGATTTTGGTGTCGCACGAATTGAGGTGCAGACTGAGGGGATGACACCAGAAACTGGGACATACCGTTGGATGGCTCC AGAGATGATTCAGCACAGGCCCTATACACAAAAGGTGGATGTGTATAGCTTTGGGATTGTCCTTTGGGAGCTCATAACAGGTTTGCTTCCCTTCCAGAACATGACAGCAGTGCAGGCAGCATTTGCTGTTGTGAACAAGGGGGTAAGGCCAGTTATACCAAATGATTGTCTCCCTGTGCTGAGTGACATCATGACGCGCTGCTGGGATACCAATCCTGAAGTCCGTCCCCCCTTCACCGAGATCGTCAGGATGCTTGAGAATGCTGAGACTGAGATCTTGACCACCGTGCGCAAGGCACGTTTCAGATGTTGCATGACTCAACCCATGACAGTTGACTGA
- the LOC18107572 gene encoding serine/threonine-protein kinase STY13: protein MVGKMVEGQKFTGLIGASNNNGNNYYGFTQGFYQELGDGTNMSIDSLQTSHAGGSVSMSVDNSSVGSNDSLTHMLSHPGLKPVNHHNYSVSVGQSVFRPGKVTHALNDDALAQALVDNRYPTEGLQHYDDWTIDLRKLNMGTPFAQGAFGKLYRGTYNGEDVAIKILERPGNSPEKAQVTEQQFQQEVMMLANLKHPNIVRFIGACRKPMVWCIVTEYAKGGSVRQFLTRRHNRAVPLKIAVQQALDVARGMAYVHGLGFIHRDLKSDNLLIAADKTIKIADFGVARIEVQTEGMTPETGTYRWMAPEMIQHRPYTQKVDVYSFGIVLWELITGSLPFQNMTAVQAAFAVVNKGVRPIIPYDCLPVLSYIMTRCWDANPEIRPPFTDVVRMLENAETQILTNVRKARFRCCIAQPMTVE, encoded by the exons ATGGTTGGGAAAATGGTGGAGGGTCAAAAATTTACTGGACTCATAGGAGCAAGTAACAACAATGGTAACAACTACTATGGCTTTACACAAGGTTTTTATCAAGAACTTGGTGATGGTACAAACATGTCCATTGACAGTTTACAAACAAGCCATGCCGGTGGGTCTGTCTCAATGTCAGTGGATAACAGTAGTGTCGGATCCAATGATTCTTTAACCCATATGCTAAGCCATCCAGGTTTAAAACCTGTCAACCACCATAACTATAGTGTATCAGTAGGCCAGAGTGTGTTTCGTCCAGGGAAAGTCACCCATGCCCTAAATGATGATGCATTAGCGCAAGCTTTGGTGGATAATCGGTATCCAACAGAGGGACTGCAGCATTATGATGATTGGACAATCGATTTGAGAAAACTCAACATGGGTACACCTTTTGCCCAAGGTGCTTTTGGAAAGTTATACAGAGGCACGTATAATGGGGAGGATGTTGCTATTAAGATATTGGAGAGGCCTGGGAATAGCCCGGAGAAAGCACAAGTGACGGAACAGCAGTTCCAGCAGGAAGTTATGATGCTTGCAAATTTAAAGCACCCGAACATTGTGCGGTTCATTGGTGCCTGCCGGAAGCCCATGGTTTGGTGTATCGTAACAGAGTATGCGAAAGGTGGGTCAGTTCGGCAGTTTTTGACCAGGAGGCACAATCGGGCAGTACCGTTGAAAATAGCAGTTCAGCAGGCTTTAGATGTTGCGAGAGGAATGGCATATGTTCATGGACTTGGGTTTATACACCGTGATTTGAAGTCAGATAACCTCTTAATAGCAGCagataaaaccataaaaattgcTGATTTTGGTGTTGCACGGATTGAGGTGCAGACTGAAGGGATGACACCCGAAACCGGGACATACCGTTGGATGGCTCC AGAGATGATTCAGCATAGGCCCTATACACAAAAGGTGGATGTGTACAGCTTTGGAATTGTTCTTTGGGAGCTCATAACAGGCTCGCTTCCCTTCCAGAACATGACTGCTGTTCAGGCTGCCTTTGCTGTGGTGAACAAAGGAGTAAGACCGATAATCCCATATGATTGTCTGCCTGTTCTGAGTTACATCATGACCCGCTGCTGGGATGCCAACCCTGAAATTCGCCCCCCTTTCACAGATGTTGTCAGGATGCTTGAGAATGCCGAAACCCAGATATTGACCAATGTGCGCAAGGCACGCTTCAGGTGCTGCATAGCTCAACCCATGACAGTTGAATGA
- the LOC18107571 gene encoding uncharacterized protein LOC18107571 — MDRQPPPPPHDYAAMAYAQQQQQQQPQYGYPPPPHQHQQYPPPPNPFMPPPHPSVQQYPYTQPPPHPHHLQHPPQQQQHPPPFAPHLPPHLIPPPFHTPNYDSPPPPVPPPSDPELQKRIDKLVEYATKNGPEFEVMIREKQQDNPAYSFLFGGEGHAYYRYKLWLSTRGPLNPPFQASSMMHPPPNPMMNATVGPPPQMHQPSFPPFYDHHHQHTPQPFGVHSRSDFDQPSKSFKGLSGPLPPDVAVELSNVLNTLNGTKESIKGAKTWFMQRSPFAPALAEALRDRIFSLDDSERQLHIIYLANDILFDSLQRRINPHDLDNEALAFKPVLGSMLARIYHYPQNKDENQSRLQKILQFWASKEVYDQDTIYKLEGEMVSGPPVNSFPGPPKELSTGSTDSVPAAGFTQHATSHNAPQWPPDRQSVPDQEHLDKQMLPVMLPTLGNQQFIPNPVPAATFPGSLPINSSVLPAGQQPAPHLLQAPPANIAENLSPYPLFPPGLIPGMVRKMQIGSGVPYSPLSPLDIPTTIPPSNVPPSEILDRVSKFFKEIGEVNPSEGPMRADPKDEDDEYERESPIRKGGACIPPPPNLQVEPETGAYADGSVERKHGTGSGRLGLGATADPNEPSQYDDVYTSYRKQRSTNYHSSMSVRAATR; from the exons ATGGATAGGCAACCGCCGCCTCCGCCCCATGATTATGCCGCAATGGCATATgctcagcagcagcagcagcagcagccacaATATGGatatcctcctcctccacatcAACACCAACAATACCCTCCCCCACCTAATCCATTTATGCCTCCTCCTCATCCTTCAGTGCAGCAATATCCCTACACTCAACCTCCTCCACACCCTCACCATCTTCAACACCCGCCACAGCAACAGCAGCACCCTCCACCTTTTGCACCACATTTACCGCCTCACCTTATACCTCCACCTTTTCATACTCCTAATTATGATTCTCCCCCACCTCCGGTTCCGCCTCCATCTGATCCTGAGCTTCAGAAACGTATAGATAAGCTTGTTGAGTATGCCACAAAGAATGGGCCGGAATTTGAAGTCATGATCCGTGAAAAACAGCAGGATAATCCTGCTTATAGTTTCCTTTTTGGAGGAGAGGGTCATGCATATTATCGGTATAAGCTTTGGTTATCTACGCGTGGTCCTCTCAATCCTCCTTTCCAAGCATCTTCTATGATGCATCCACCACCAAACCCAATGATGAATGCCACTGTTGGGCCTCCTCCTCAAATGCACCAACCTTCTTTTCCACCTTTTTATGATCACCATCACCAGCACACTCCACAGCCCTTTGGTGTTCATAGTAGATCAGATTTTGATCAACCATCCAAGTCCTTTAAAGGACTCTCTGGTCCACTTCCTCCTGATGTTGCAGTGGAACTCAGTAATGTGCTTAACACTCTAAATGGTACCAAGGAGTCTATCAAAGGGGCCAAGACTTGGTTCATGCAAAGGTCTCCATTTGCACCAGCTCTTGCTGAAGCACTTAGGGACAGGATTTTTTCTCTGGATGATTCTGAGAGGCAATTGCACATCATCTATCTCGCCAATGATATTCTTTTTGACAG TTTGCAAAGGAGAATTAATCCCCATGATCTTGATAATGAAGCCCTTGCATTTAAGCCTGTGCTAGGTTCCATGCTTGCAAGGATTTATCACTACCCTCAGAATAAGGATGAAAACCAGTCGCGGTTGCAGAAAATTCTGCAGTTCTGGGCCTCGAAGGAGGTCTATGATCAAGATACCATTTATAAACTTGAAGGTGAGATGGTTAGCGGACCACCAGTAAATTCTTTTCCAGGGCCTCCAAAAGAATTATCTACTGGCTCAACAGATTCCGTGCCTGCTGCAG GCTTTACTCAACACGCAACAAGCCACAATGCTCCACAATGGCCACCTGATAGGCAAAGTGTACCAGATCAGGAGCATCTTGATAAACAAATGCTGCCCGTCATGCTTCCAACCCTTGGAAATCAGCAATTTATTCCAAATCCAGTCCCTGCTGCTACTTTTCCAGGTTCCCTGCCCATAAATTCTTCTGTTCTGCCAGCAGGTCAACAACCCGCACCACATTTATTGCAAGCACCTCCTGCTAACATTGCTGAAAACTTGTCACCATATCCCCTGTTCCCACCCGGTCTTATTCCTGGAATGGTCAGAAAGATGCAGATTGGCAGTGGGGTGCCCTACTCACCTTTGAGCCCTTTGGACATCCCGACAACCATACCCCCATCCAATGTACCCCCATCAGAAATTCTAGATAGAGTCTCAAAGTTTTTTAAAGAGATTGGAGAGGTTAACCCATCTGAGGGACCTATGAGAGCTGACCCaaaagatgaagatgatgagtaTGAGAGAGAGTCTCCCATTCGCAAGGGGGGAGCTTGCATCCCTCCTCCCCCAAACTTACAGGTTGAGCCAGAGACAGGAGCTTATGCAGATGGAAGTGTGGAGCGGAAACATGGAACTGGCTCGGGAAGATTGGGACTTGGGGCAACAGCCGATCCTAACGAGCCAAGTCAATACGACGATGTTTACACATCTTACAGGAAACAGAGAAGCACCAACTATCACTCATCCATGAGTGTAAGGGCTGCTACTAGGTAG
- the LOC18107569 gene encoding RNA-binding protein 208 isoform X1: MQQQALLQHHHMYHHPALVASAMSQMEPILGGNLPPAFDPSSSCRRVYVGNIHVNVTDKLLAEVFATAGPLAGCKLIRKDKSSYGFVDYHDQSSAALAIMTLHGRQLYGQALKVNWAYGNSQREDTSGHFHVFVGDLSPEVIDANLFACFSVFPSCSNARVMWDHKTGRSKGYGFVSFRNQQEAQSAINDLTGKWLGNRQIRCNWATKGVESNEDKQNSDNQNAVVLTNGSSAEGGQESTNEEAPENNPAYTTVYVGNLSHEVTQAELHRHFHALGAGVIEDVRVQRDKGFGFVRYNTHEEAASAIQTGNGKIVCGKPVKCSWGSKPTPPGTASNPLPPPPPAQPYQIAPSTGINQGYSAADLLAYQRQLALSQAAASGLSGQALLQLAGQHGLAAASMDLSAGGSQAMYDGYHNGLAAQQLMYYR; the protein is encoded by the exons ATGCAACAGCAAGCACTGCTTCAACATCATCACATGTATCATCATCCTGCTCTCGTCGCTTCTGCCATGTCTCAG ATGGAGCCTATCCTTGGTGGTAATCTGCCTCCTGCTTTtgatccttcttcttcttgtcgCAGAGT TTATGTAGGAAATATTCATGTAAACGTCACTGACAAACTTCTTGCTGAAGTTTTCGCAACTGCTGGCCCTCTTGCTGGATGCAAGCTCATCAGAAAGGATaag TCATCATACGGTTTTGTGGACTACCATGACCAATCATCTGCAGCACTTGCAATAATGACATTGCATGGACGCCAACT TTATGGTCAGGCGCTTAAAGTGAATTGGGCATATGGCAATAGCCAAAGGGAGGATACATCAG GGCATTTCCATGTATTTGTTGGTGATTTGAGTCCAGAGGTTATTGATGCTAATTTATTTGCGTGCTTCTCAGTCTTTCCTAGTTGCTC CAATGCAAGGGTCATGTGGGATCACAAAACTGGCCGCTCGAAAGGATATGGCTTTGTTTCATTCCGTAATCAGCAG GAGGCACAAAGTGCTATTAATGACTTAACTG GTAAATGGCTCGGAAACAGGCAGATAAGATGTAATTGGGCAACTAAAGGTGTTGAATCCAATGAAGATAAGCAAAACAGTGATAACCAGAATGCAGTTGTACTTACTAATGGATCTTCAG CAGAAGGTGGTCAGGAAAGCACAAATGAGGAGGCTCCTGAAAACAATCCTGCATACACCACTGTCTATGTTGGCAATCTTTCCCATGAG GTCACCCAAGCTGAGCTGCATCGTCATTTTCATGCTCTTGGGGCTGGTGTAATTGAGGATGTTCGAGTCCAGAGAGATAAAGGTTTTGGGTTTGTCAGATACAACACTCATGAAGAAGCAGCCTCAGCCATTCAAACGGGCAATGGGAAGATAGTTTGTGGAAAGCCCGTGAAG TGCTCATGGGGTAGCAAGCCAACTCCTCCTGGAACAGCTTCAAATCCATTGCCACCTCCACCTCCAGCTCAACCATATCAAATTGCTCCATCAACTGGTATAAACCAAGGCTACTCTGCAGCTGATTTGTTGGCCTATCAGCGCCAACTTGCCTTGAGCCAGGCTGCTGCATCCGGCCTTTCAGGCCAAGCTCTTCTCCAGCTGGCCGGACAGCATGGCCTAGCTGCTGCTTCAATGGACTTGAGCGCTGGTGGGTCCCAAGCTATGTATGATGGATATCATAACGGTTTGGCAGCTCAGCAGCTCATGTATTACCGTTAG
- the LOC18107569 gene encoding RNA-binding protein 208 isoform X2 gives MQQQALLQHHHMYHHPALVASAMSQMEPILGGNLPPAFDPSSSCRRVYVGNIHVNVTDKLLAEVFATAGPLAGCKLIRKDKSSYGFVDYHDQSSAALAIMTLHGRQLYGQALKVNWAYGNSQREDTSGHFHVFVGDLSPEVIDANLFACFSVFPSCSNARVMWDHKTGRSKGYGFVSFRNQQEAQSAINDLTGKWLGNRQIRCNWATKGVESNEDKQNSDNQNAVVLTNGSSEGGQESTNEEAPENNPAYTTVYVGNLSHEVTQAELHRHFHALGAGVIEDVRVQRDKGFGFVRYNTHEEAASAIQTGNGKIVCGKPVKCSWGSKPTPPGTASNPLPPPPPAQPYQIAPSTGINQGYSAADLLAYQRQLALSQAAASGLSGQALLQLAGQHGLAAASMDLSAGGSQAMYDGYHNGLAAQQLMYYR, from the exons ATGCAACAGCAAGCACTGCTTCAACATCATCACATGTATCATCATCCTGCTCTCGTCGCTTCTGCCATGTCTCAG ATGGAGCCTATCCTTGGTGGTAATCTGCCTCCTGCTTTtgatccttcttcttcttgtcgCAGAGT TTATGTAGGAAATATTCATGTAAACGTCACTGACAAACTTCTTGCTGAAGTTTTCGCAACTGCTGGCCCTCTTGCTGGATGCAAGCTCATCAGAAAGGATaag TCATCATACGGTTTTGTGGACTACCATGACCAATCATCTGCAGCACTTGCAATAATGACATTGCATGGACGCCAACT TTATGGTCAGGCGCTTAAAGTGAATTGGGCATATGGCAATAGCCAAAGGGAGGATACATCAG GGCATTTCCATGTATTTGTTGGTGATTTGAGTCCAGAGGTTATTGATGCTAATTTATTTGCGTGCTTCTCAGTCTTTCCTAGTTGCTC CAATGCAAGGGTCATGTGGGATCACAAAACTGGCCGCTCGAAAGGATATGGCTTTGTTTCATTCCGTAATCAGCAG GAGGCACAAAGTGCTATTAATGACTTAACTG GTAAATGGCTCGGAAACAGGCAGATAAGATGTAATTGGGCAACTAAAGGTGTTGAATCCAATGAAGATAAGCAAAACAGTGATAACCAGAATGCAGTTGTACTTACTAATGGATCTTCAG AAGGTGGTCAGGAAAGCACAAATGAGGAGGCTCCTGAAAACAATCCTGCATACACCACTGTCTATGTTGGCAATCTTTCCCATGAG GTCACCCAAGCTGAGCTGCATCGTCATTTTCATGCTCTTGGGGCTGGTGTAATTGAGGATGTTCGAGTCCAGAGAGATAAAGGTTTTGGGTTTGTCAGATACAACACTCATGAAGAAGCAGCCTCAGCCATTCAAACGGGCAATGGGAAGATAGTTTGTGGAAAGCCCGTGAAG TGCTCATGGGGTAGCAAGCCAACTCCTCCTGGAACAGCTTCAAATCCATTGCCACCTCCACCTCCAGCTCAACCATATCAAATTGCTCCATCAACTGGTATAAACCAAGGCTACTCTGCAGCTGATTTGTTGGCCTATCAGCGCCAACTTGCCTTGAGCCAGGCTGCTGCATCCGGCCTTTCAGGCCAAGCTCTTCTCCAGCTGGCCGGACAGCATGGCCTAGCTGCTGCTTCAATGGACTTGAGCGCTGGTGGGTCCCAAGCTATGTATGATGGATATCATAACGGTTTGGCAGCTCAGCAGCTCATGTATTACCGTTAG